A part of Geothrix oryzae genomic DNA contains:
- the acs gene encoding acetate--CoA ligase, with the protein MSDVEISITQQKTIEALQKGEAAIPMRGWLAKQAAINYEVERALAEEDPAAFWGDKARALDWHEPWTEVFQFKAPNHAWFVGGKLNATVNCIDRHVHSDRRNKAALLWVGEDGDERAYTYNRLYREMNRFANTLKRLGVKKGDRVILYMPLTPEGIISMLACARIGAIHSVVYAGMGALALRTRIEDAGAKVVVCSDFTYRRGKAIALKPIVDEAVRDLSSVDHVIVHRRGSRPGDAPVTFASEREKDFYDIQQGREIHCDPEMVDSEHPLFILYTSGTTGKPKGVVHTTGGYLVGVNYLSRAFYQIQERDIYWSTSDIGWVVGHSFIVYGPMSIGATILCREGAPDYPSPEVTWEICERFGVNVMFTAPTAVRMWMSHGAEAPGKFDLSKLRLMACAGEPLNPEAHRWAQKHLVGQGNGQVVDNWWQTEIAGPVIGTLPTFEARPGKAGKALPGAQLAVVNRDGSPVPDGQGGLLVVKFPLPYMLRTIWNDHKRYEDYWKDIPGCYSAGDVAVKDADGYIAVLGRADDVLNVAGHRIGTADVEGSLIRHPAVAESAVVGLPDPIKGERIMAFVVVKAGVSTGPGLIASLKDHVREDLGGIAMPSEIEIRASLPKTRSGKIVRRALRAEALGQDPGDLSTLAD; encoded by the coding sequence CTGCAGAAGGGCGAGGCGGCGATTCCCATGCGGGGCTGGCTGGCCAAGCAGGCCGCCATCAACTATGAGGTGGAGCGCGCCCTGGCCGAGGAGGATCCCGCGGCCTTCTGGGGCGACAAGGCCAGGGCCCTGGATTGGCATGAGCCCTGGACGGAAGTCTTCCAGTTCAAGGCGCCCAACCACGCCTGGTTCGTCGGTGGAAAGCTCAACGCCACGGTGAACTGCATCGATCGCCATGTGCACAGCGACCGCCGCAACAAGGCGGCGCTGCTGTGGGTGGGGGAGGATGGCGACGAGCGGGCCTATACCTACAACCGGCTCTACCGCGAGATGAACCGCTTCGCGAACACGCTCAAGCGCCTGGGTGTGAAAAAGGGCGACCGGGTGATCCTCTACATGCCCCTCACGCCCGAGGGCATCATTTCCATGCTGGCCTGCGCCCGCATCGGCGCCATCCACAGCGTGGTCTACGCGGGCATGGGCGCGCTGGCCCTGCGCACCCGCATCGAGGATGCCGGGGCCAAGGTGGTGGTCTGCTCGGACTTCACCTACCGCCGGGGCAAGGCCATCGCCCTCAAGCCCATCGTCGACGAGGCCGTGCGCGACCTGTCCTCGGTGGACCATGTCATCGTGCACCGGCGGGGCTCCCGGCCCGGCGACGCCCCCGTCACCTTCGCCAGCGAGCGCGAGAAGGACTTCTACGACATCCAGCAGGGGCGCGAGATCCACTGCGATCCGGAAATGGTGGATTCCGAGCATCCCCTGTTCATCCTCTACACCAGCGGGACGACGGGAAAACCGAAGGGCGTCGTCCACACCACGGGCGGCTATCTGGTGGGCGTGAACTACCTGAGCAGGGCCTTCTACCAGATCCAGGAGCGCGACATCTACTGGAGCACCTCCGACATCGGCTGGGTGGTGGGCCACAGCTTCATCGTCTACGGCCCCATGAGCATCGGCGCCACGATCCTCTGCCGCGAGGGGGCGCCGGACTACCCCAGCCCGGAGGTCACCTGGGAGATCTGCGAGCGCTTCGGGGTGAATGTGATGTTCACGGCCCCCACGGCCGTCCGCATGTGGATGAGCCACGGGGCTGAGGCACCCGGGAAGTTCGACCTCAGCAAGCTGCGCCTCATGGCCTGCGCCGGCGAGCCCCTGAATCCGGAAGCCCACCGCTGGGCCCAGAAGCACCTGGTGGGGCAGGGCAATGGCCAGGTCGTGGACAACTGGTGGCAGACCGAGATCGCAGGGCCGGTCATCGGCACCTTGCCCACCTTCGAGGCCCGGCCGGGCAAAGCTGGCAAGGCCCTTCCCGGCGCCCAGCTCGCGGTGGTGAACCGGGACGGTTCGCCCGTGCCTGACGGCCAGGGCGGGCTGCTGGTCGTTAAGTTCCCGCTGCCCTACATGCTCCGCACGATCTGGAACGACCACAAGCGCTACGAGGACTACTGGAAGGACATCCCCGGCTGCTACAGCGCGGGCGATGTCGCGGTGAAGGATGCCGACGGCTACATCGCCGTGCTGGGCCGGGCCGACGATGTGCTGAATGTGGCGGGCCACCGCATCGGCACCGCCGATGTGGAAGGTTCGCTCATCCGCCACCCCGCTGTGGCCGAGAGCGCCGTGGTGGGTCTGCCCGATCCCATCAAGGGCGAGCGCATCATGGCCTTCGTGGTCGTGAAGGCGGGTGTGTCCACGGGACCGGGCCTCATCGCCAGCCTCAAGGATCATGTCCGGGAGGACCTCGGCGGCATCGCCATGCCCAGCGAAATCGAGATCCGGGCCAGCCTGCCCAAGACCCGCTCCGGCAAGATCGTCCGCCGGGCCCTCCGGGCCGAGGCCCTGGGCCAGGATCCGGGCGATCTCAGCACCCTGGCGGATTGA
- a CDS encoding DUF2231 domain-containing protein, producing the protein MPPLNHLHPAIVHFPIALLATAPLLFVLGGLWPAQRRGIHASALLLLLLGLLGALAALATGEAAENLAHRTPELRAALDQHQISAQWTVAIFGCLAATWLGYLGLVRFRRWSLTPGVARFLFLLWLLVSALGVAALLRTGHQGGHMVHDLHTHGGEAP; encoded by the coding sequence ATGCCTCCTCTGAACCACCTCCACCCCGCGATCGTGCACTTTCCCATCGCCCTGCTGGCGACCGCTCCGCTGCTCTTCGTGCTGGGGGGCCTCTGGCCGGCCCAGCGCCGGGGAATCCATGCCTCGGCGCTGCTCCTGCTCCTGCTGGGCCTCCTGGGGGCGCTGGCAGCCCTGGCGACGGGGGAAGCCGCGGAGAACCTCGCCCACCGGACGCCGGAGCTGAGGGCCGCCCTGGATCAGCACCAGATCTCGGCGCAGTGGACCGTGGCCATCTTCGGCTGCCTGGCGGCCACCTGGCTCGGGTACCTCGGGCTGGTCCGCTTCCGCCGCTGGAGCCTCACTCCAGGTGTGGCCCGGTTCCTGTTCCTGCTCTGGCTGCTGGTCAGTGCCCTGGGGGTGGCCGCGCTGCTCCGCACGGGGCACCAGGGCGGCCACATGGTCCACGATCTGCATACCCACGGGGGCGAGGCGCCTTGA
- a CDS encoding AmpG family muropeptide MFS transporter, translating into MKPRQYAVLLLLGFASGLPLFLTGSTLKAWMTDEGLSLATIGLFSFVTLPYSLKVFWAPFLDRYALPGFGRRRGWMLAMQAAMAVALALLALSEPHLDLLRVVILALAVAVTSATFDIAVDAWRAEALDQKHLGLGNSIHIAAYRVAMLVSGGLAMILAQVFGWRVTYLGMAGLTLLGMVGTWLAMNTDAVAQAPRSLQEAVSGPLRDLLQRKGIGYLLAFAVFYKLGDWLAEAMTMPFLMRGMGFTKMQIGTVQKTTAMVAIILGGLIGGWMLMRMSLRKALWTCGFVQAGSILGFWAISMLGRHLPLLVAANTLENLAYGMGGSALVALLMGSCNRSYTGTQYALFSALTALPRTVFGGLTGFMAESYGWKLYFPVCAAAAIPGLLLLLLWDRWGLPETDEA; encoded by the coding sequence ATGAAGCCCCGCCAATACGCCGTCCTCCTGCTCCTCGGCTTCGCGTCGGGCCTTCCGCTCTTCCTCACGGGCTCGACGCTGAAGGCCTGGATGACGGATGAAGGACTGAGTCTCGCCACCATCGGGCTCTTCAGCTTCGTGACGCTGCCCTACAGTCTGAAGGTGTTCTGGGCGCCCTTCCTGGATCGCTACGCCCTGCCGGGATTCGGCCGGCGGCGGGGCTGGATGCTGGCCATGCAGGCGGCCATGGCGGTGGCCCTGGCCCTGCTGGCGCTCAGCGAACCGCACCTGGACCTCCTGCGCGTGGTGATCCTGGCCCTGGCCGTGGCCGTCACCAGCGCCACCTTCGACATCGCCGTGGATGCCTGGCGGGCCGAGGCCCTGGACCAGAAGCACCTGGGGCTCGGCAACAGCATCCACATCGCCGCCTACCGCGTGGCCATGCTGGTGAGCGGTGGCCTGGCCATGATCCTGGCCCAGGTCTTCGGCTGGCGGGTCACCTACCTGGGCATGGCCGGCCTCACCCTGCTGGGGATGGTCGGCACCTGGCTGGCCATGAACACGGACGCTGTGGCCCAGGCGCCGCGCTCCTTGCAGGAGGCCGTCTCCGGCCCCCTCCGGGACCTGCTTCAGCGCAAGGGCATCGGCTACCTGCTGGCCTTCGCCGTGTTCTACAAGCTGGGGGACTGGCTGGCGGAAGCCATGACCATGCCCTTCCTGATGCGGGGCATGGGGTTCACCAAGATGCAGATCGGCACGGTGCAGAAGACCACCGCCATGGTGGCCATCATCCTGGGGGGCCTGATCGGCGGATGGATGCTGATGCGCATGAGCCTGCGCAAAGCCCTCTGGACCTGCGGCTTCGTCCAGGCGGGCAGCATCCTGGGCTTCTGGGCCATCTCCATGCTGGGCCGGCACCTGCCTCTGCTGGTGGCCGCGAACACCCTGGAGAACCTCGCCTACGGCATGGGCGGCAGCGCGCTCGTGGCGCTGCTCATGGGCAGCTGCAACCGCTCGTACACGGGCACCCAATACGCCCTCTTCAGCGCCCTGACGGCCCTGCCCCGCACGGTCTTCGGCGGCCTCACGGGCTTCATGGCGGAATCCTACGGCTGGAAGCTCTACTTCCCCGTCTGCGCCGCGGCGGCCATTCCGGGCCTGCTGCTGCTGCTGCTGTGGGATCGCTGGGGGCTCCCTGAAACCGACGAGGCATGA
- a CDS encoding rhodanese-like domain-containing protein, with the protein MFATACFADPSVLERWMKTYPFLPGAVFAGLCLIVLIVVALPRIQSWHRGRNRPVLTPVQVEELLQGPGVLIVDLRSPEAFRGGHIRGSLHVPFPDLTRRFEVPDPAAKRALVLVDETDLLSHQALDLLLARGFRWIYVLKGGLKAWRSDSRPLAK; encoded by the coding sequence ATGTTTGCCACCGCCTGCTTCGCCGATCCGTCCGTCCTGGAACGGTGGATGAAGACCTACCCCTTTCTGCCGGGCGCGGTGTTTGCCGGCCTTTGCCTGATCGTATTGATCGTGGTGGCCCTGCCGCGGATCCAGTCCTGGCATCGCGGCAGGAACCGCCCCGTGCTGACGCCCGTGCAGGTCGAAGAGCTGCTGCAGGGCCCCGGCGTCCTGATCGTGGACCTGCGGAGCCCCGAGGCCTTCCGCGGAGGCCACATCCGGGGCAGCCTGCATGTCCCCTTCCCGGACCTCACCCGGCGCTTTGAAGTCCCGGATCCGGCCGCCAAGCGCGCGCTCGTCCTGGTGGACGAGACGGATCTCCTCTCCCACCAGGCCCTCGACCTCCTCCTGGCCCGGGGGTTCCGCTGGATCTATGTCCTCAAGGGCGGGTTGAAGGCCTGGCGCAGCGACAGCCGGCCCCTGGCGAAGTAG
- a CDS encoding RluA family pseudouridine synthase: MMQLIAEDGAPRLDRFLADRFPEIPRARWDAHVRLGEIKVNGQPVTKGGVRLRPGDRVETELPVIPVPAAHLEAEAIDLPSLFEDAHLWIVDKPAGMVVHPGPGHAGGTIVNALLHRLKTPVVLDARDEEAEETEGEIGEETGELAEDVATGWPGLVHRLDRYTTGCLCLAKTAEAQRAIQAQFKARTVEKRYLALVRHSPRLPQLGSLLIDEPIARHKQDRLRMVVAEGGRPAQTRIRVLARTSSIALVECELLTGRTHQIRVHLAHLRAPLMGDPLYGGPGRWKDVDGEALLLPHPALHAWKLSVDHPETGVRIHAEAPIPEAFRALAASLGLPGY; encoded by the coding sequence ATGATGCAGCTCATCGCCGAGGACGGCGCGCCACGGCTGGACCGCTTCCTCGCGGACCGCTTCCCCGAGATTCCCCGCGCCCGCTGGGATGCCCATGTGCGGCTGGGCGAGATCAAGGTGAACGGGCAGCCGGTGACCAAGGGCGGCGTGCGCCTGCGGCCGGGCGATCGGGTCGAGACCGAGCTTCCGGTGATCCCGGTGCCGGCCGCGCACCTGGAGGCCGAGGCCATCGACCTGCCCTCCCTGTTCGAGGACGCCCATCTATGGATCGTGGACAAGCCCGCGGGCATGGTCGTGCATCCGGGCCCCGGCCATGCCGGAGGCACCATCGTGAACGCCCTGCTCCATCGCCTCAAGACGCCGGTGGTGCTTGACGCCAGGGACGAGGAAGCGGAAGAGACTGAGGGGGAGATTGGGGAGGAGACCGGGGAACTGGCCGAAGATGTGGCCACGGGCTGGCCGGGCCTCGTGCACCGCCTCGACCGCTACACCACGGGCTGCCTCTGCCTGGCCAAGACCGCCGAGGCCCAGCGCGCCATCCAGGCCCAGTTCAAGGCCCGCACCGTGGAGAAGCGCTACCTGGCCCTGGTACGCCATTCCCCGCGCCTGCCCCAGCTGGGCAGCCTGCTGATCGACGAGCCCATCGCGCGCCACAAGCAGGACCGCCTGCGCATGGTCGTGGCCGAGGGCGGGCGTCCCGCCCAGACCCGCATCCGCGTGCTGGCGCGCACCTCGAGCATCGCCCTGGTGGAGTGCGAGCTGCTCACGGGCCGCACCCACCAGATCCGCGTCCACCTCGCCCACCTGCGGGCCCCGCTCATGGGTGATCCCCTCTACGGCGGCCCGGGCCGCTGGAAGGATGTGGACGGCGAAGCCCTGCTGCTGCCCCATCCGGCCCTGCACGCCTGGAAGCTCTCCGTGGACCACCCGGAAACCGGGGTGCGCATCCACGCGGAAGCCCCCATTCCCGAGGCCTTCCGGGCCCTGGCCGCCTCTTTGGGCTTGCCAGGGTACTGA
- a CDS encoding prolipoprotein diacylglyceryl transferase: protein MHPVLFEIGSFPLGTYGLLLAIAFFAGTALAKRQGRLDGLAPAAITDLAIAMLIAAIVGSKLLMVVVDLINGAPLREVFSLGTLRAGGAIHGGIIAATAVFFWKLRKGQGLPLRITGDALVPGVALGQAIGRLGCFSAGCCYGTESHASWATTFTDPLAHAFSGTPLGIPLHPVQLYNTAANLAVMAILLLARPKRAFQGQIFALYFLVEGLGRVITETWRGDIDRGTGWLGWAWLSTGRLTGVAFMMLGLGLWIFWNRRKGTT from the coding sequence ATGCATCCAGTTCTTTTTGAGATAGGTTCGTTCCCCCTGGGCACCTACGGGCTGCTGCTGGCCATCGCCTTTTTCGCCGGAACGGCCCTGGCCAAGCGGCAGGGCAGGCTCGACGGCCTGGCCCCCGCCGCCATCACGGACCTGGCCATCGCCATGCTCATCGCGGCCATCGTCGGGTCCAAGCTGCTCATGGTCGTGGTGGATCTGATCAACGGCGCGCCGCTGCGCGAGGTCTTCTCTCTGGGCACCCTGCGCGCCGGCGGTGCCATCCACGGCGGCATCATCGCCGCCACCGCCGTGTTCTTCTGGAAACTCCGGAAGGGCCAGGGCCTCCCTCTGCGGATCACGGGCGATGCCCTGGTGCCCGGCGTCGCTCTGGGGCAGGCCATCGGCCGCCTGGGCTGCTTCTCCGCTGGCTGCTGCTACGGCACCGAAAGCCACGCCTCCTGGGCCACGACCTTCACGGATCCCCTGGCCCACGCCTTCAGCGGCACGCCCCTGGGTATCCCGCTCCACCCGGTGCAGCTCTACAACACCGCCGCCAACCTGGCGGTCATGGCCATCCTGCTGCTGGCCCGCCCGAAACGGGCCTTCCAGGGCCAGATCTTCGCCCTCTACTTCCTGGTGGAGGGCCTGGGCCGCGTCATCACGGAAACCTGGCGGGGCGACATCGACCGTGGCACGGGCTGGCTGGGCTGGGCCTGGCTCAGCACGGGGCGCCTCACCGGGGTCGCCTTCATGATGCTGGGCCTGGGCCTGTGGATCTTCTGGAACCGCCGCAAGGGGACGACATGA
- the lpxD gene encoding UDP-3-O-(3-hydroxymyristoyl)glucosamine N-acyltransferase: MPIITAQDLAGRLDGHLDHCPPDRVISEVKPLEEAGACSVSFLANPKYAAKAKGSAAGLIFADATADLGDLPVLRVKHPYWAFAQAIGWLHPEPAPEWGDAPVHPTAVAGPGCRIAPGATVGARTVLGKGCVVHPGAHIGDDCVLGDGCELFPGAVLYRRTRLGNRVVVHANSVVGSDGYGYVLVEGRHAKIPQVGWVELGDDVEIGACVCIDRGVLGPTRIGTGTKIDNQVQVGHNVQVGNHCLLVSQTGISGSTKLGDFVTLAGKVGVVGHIEIGSRSVVGGNSVVAKSLPEGSFVTGFPARPHREWTEAQAALNRLPRLMKQLRKG, from the coding sequence ATGCCGATCATCACAGCCCAGGACTTGGCAGGGCGTCTGGATGGCCACCTCGACCATTGTCCCCCGGATCGCGTCATTTCCGAAGTGAAGCCCCTGGAAGAGGCCGGTGCCTGCTCCGTGTCCTTCCTCGCCAACCCCAAATACGCCGCCAAAGCCAAGGGGAGCGCCGCGGGCCTGATCTTCGCTGACGCGACGGCGGACCTGGGTGATCTCCCGGTGCTGCGGGTGAAGCATCCCTACTGGGCCTTCGCGCAGGCCATCGGCTGGCTGCATCCCGAACCGGCCCCCGAATGGGGCGATGCGCCGGTGCATCCCACGGCGGTGGCGGGACCGGGTTGCCGCATCGCCCCCGGCGCCACGGTGGGCGCACGCACGGTGCTGGGAAAGGGCTGCGTCGTTCATCCAGGCGCCCACATCGGCGACGACTGCGTGCTGGGCGACGGTTGCGAGCTGTTCCCCGGCGCGGTGCTCTATCGCCGGACGCGGCTGGGGAACCGCGTGGTCGTCCACGCCAATTCGGTGGTGGGCAGCGACGGCTATGGGTATGTGCTGGTGGAGGGCCGGCACGCCAAGATTCCCCAGGTGGGCTGGGTGGAGCTGGGCGACGATGTGGAGATCGGCGCCTGCGTCTGCATCGACCGCGGCGTGCTGGGCCCCACGCGGATCGGCACGGGCACCAAGATCGATAACCAGGTGCAGGTCGGACACAATGTGCAGGTGGGGAACCACTGCCTGCTCGTGAGCCAGACGGGCATCAGTGGCTCCACGAAGCTGGGCGACTTCGTCACGCTGGCGGGCAAGGTGGGCGTGGTGGGCCACATCGAGATCGGCAGCCGCAGCGTCGTGGGCGGCAACAGCGTGGTGGCCAAGAGCCTGCCGGAGGGCAGCTTCGTCACGGGCTTCCCGGCGCGTCCCCACCGGGAATGGACCGAGGCCCAGGCCGCCCTGAACCGCCTGCCGAGGCTCATGAAGCAGCTGCGGAAGGGGTGA
- a CDS encoding protein-glutamate methylesterase/protein-glutamine glutaminase, translating into MTATIRILVVDDSPFMRKSLQKMLEEAPDLRVVATARDGVDALEKIQEHQPDIVTLDIEMPRMDGLTCLKKIMADHPMPVLMVSSLTQEGAQATLDALSIGALDFIPKESSFASMSILQIQHDLQEKVRRLATSPRFHRLPGGAPHPAPPAAAPAPVKPAAAPPVRAAVPAGTSLPATPQADLLVLGSSTGGPKALQDILPALPASLPVPCLIVQHMPSTFTKPFADRLDGLCQVHVKEAEQGEPLKAGTVYIAPGGLHMTYGTRTPKGCIELSSEPMSSLHRPSVDVLFMSVAELFHGQALATILTGMGADGAKGMEQLKRKGAHTLAEAEESCVVYGMPRAAVERGCVDLVAPLPDIAGHIRRHFRI; encoded by the coding sequence ATGACTGCGACGATCCGGATCCTGGTGGTGGACGACAGCCCGTTCATGCGGAAATCCCTGCAGAAGATGCTGGAGGAGGCCCCCGACCTGCGGGTGGTGGCCACCGCGCGCGATGGCGTGGATGCCTTGGAGAAGATCCAGGAGCACCAGCCCGACATCGTCACCCTCGACATCGAGATGCCGCGCATGGACGGCCTCACCTGCCTGAAGAAGATCATGGCGGACCACCCCATGCCCGTGCTGATGGTCTCGAGCCTCACCCAGGAGGGCGCCCAGGCCACCCTGGATGCCCTCTCCATCGGGGCCCTCGACTTCATCCCCAAGGAGAGCAGCTTCGCCAGCATGAGCATCCTGCAGATCCAGCACGACCTGCAGGAGAAGGTGCGCCGGCTGGCCACCAGCCCCCGCTTCCACCGGCTCCCTGGCGGGGCGCCCCACCCGGCGCCCCCCGCCGCCGCCCCGGCCCCGGTGAAACCGGCCGCGGCCCCTCCCGTGCGGGCAGCCGTACCCGCCGGCACCTCCCTTCCGGCCACCCCCCAGGCCGACCTGCTGGTGCTCGGCAGCTCCACCGGCGGCCCCAAGGCCCTGCAGGACATCCTCCCGGCCCTGCCGGCCAGCCTCCCGGTCCCCTGCCTCATCGTCCAGCACATGCCCAGCACCTTCACCAAGCCCTTCGCGGACCGCCTGGACGGCCTCTGCCAGGTGCATGTCAAGGAAGCCGAGCAGGGCGAGCCCCTCAAGGCCGGCACGGTCTACATCGCTCCGGGCGGTCTCCACATGACCTACGGGACGAGGACCCCCAAGGGTTGCATCGAGCTGAGCTCCGAGCCCATGTCCTCCCTGCACCGCCCCAGCGTGGATGTGCTCTTCATGAGCGTGGCCGAACTCTTCCACGGGCAGGCCCTAGCGACCATCCTCACGGGCATGGGCGCGGACGGCGCCAAGGGCATGGAGCAACTCAAGCGCAAGGGCGCCCATACCCTGGCCGAGGCCGAGGAATCCTGCGTAGTGTACGGCATGCCGCGCGCCGCCGTGGAGCGGGGCTGCGTGGATCTCGTGGCGCCCCTGCCCGATATCGCCGGCCACATCCGGCGCCACTTCCGGATCTGA
- a CDS encoding HDOD domain-containing protein has protein sequence MITREQFASRLKAKALPSLPLTVVALGEAVQDERCTVDRILSILSKDPPLSAALLRMANSALYAGTGSVMDLRAAVLRLGFDAVSNLGTGAAVIRTLKGGAHLDAVRLWQHSVAVGLTAKGVCVLAKRHGQAETAFLTGLLHDIGKIALDTCFPEAYAEVLQKVAEGAHFVDAERAVLGLDHAEAGALLAAEWSFPQTIVEVIRDHHEPRPEDFLPNLIHLADLLVRTRIPMGPADARLMFSLDELPAFKAVLAGALHKDLDVERLTFSIDDEVDHALAFVEAAFQA, from the coding sequence ATGATCACCCGGGAGCAGTTTGCCTCGCGACTGAAGGCCAAAGCCCTGCCGAGCCTCCCCCTCACGGTGGTGGCGCTGGGCGAGGCCGTCCAGGACGAGCGCTGCACCGTGGACCGCATCCTCAGCATCCTGTCGAAGGATCCTCCCCTTTCCGCGGCCCTTCTCCGCATGGCCAACTCCGCCCTCTACGCCGGGACCGGATCGGTCATGGACCTGCGCGCGGCCGTGCTTCGGCTGGGCTTTGACGCTGTCTCCAACCTGGGCACCGGCGCCGCGGTCATCCGCACCCTCAAGGGTGGTGCCCACCTGGATGCCGTCCGGCTCTGGCAGCACAGCGTGGCCGTGGGCCTCACGGCCAAGGGCGTGTGCGTGCTCGCCAAGCGGCATGGCCAGGCGGAAACTGCCTTCCTGACCGGCCTGCTGCACGACATCGGGAAGATCGCCCTGGACACCTGCTTCCCCGAGGCCTACGCAGAGGTGCTCCAGAAGGTCGCCGAAGGCGCCCATTTCGTGGATGCGGAGCGGGCGGTGCTCGGTCTCGACCACGCCGAGGCCGGAGCCCTCCTCGCGGCGGAATGGTCCTTCCCCCAGACCATCGTGGAGGTCATCCGCGACCACCACGAGCCCAGGCCCGAGGACTTCCTCCCCAACCTCATCCACCTGGCGGACCTGCTCGTGCGGACGCGCATCCCCATGGGCCCCGCGGACGCGCGCCTGATGTTCAGCCTGGACGAGCTGCCCGCCTTCAAGGCCGTTCTTGCCGGCGCCCTGCACAAGGATCTGGATGTGGAGCGGCTGACCTTCTCCATCGACGACGAGGTGGACCATGCCCTGGCCTTCGTCGAAGCGGCATTCCAGGCCTGA
- a CDS encoding HDOD domain-containing protein — MPITPQELIANLGDLPPLPQVASQVLRVSADPDATAEDLRKVISMDQALTSQILKISNSAMFGMMREVTTLTQAIMTLGFSTIKSVVIASSAKNLYHRGTVGLQERLIWEHALVSAIASRAFAKSLRFARVEEAFIGGLLHDIGKSVMGVKFPERYSSLLRTVYNENGVCIQLELDTFGFDHAMVGEALVTQWNLAPSLQAAVRWHHDPIQAGADHQPLAAIVALANHLALEEKVGIGDPAHLEGASQQAMEILKLGPEALAGLKEGVRSAIEQDKTMIAEF, encoded by the coding sequence ATGCCCATCACCCCCCAAGAACTCATCGCCAACCTCGGAGACCTGCCGCCCCTTCCGCAGGTGGCCTCCCAGGTGCTGCGCGTGTCCGCCGATCCCGATGCCACGGCCGAGGACCTCCGCAAGGTCATCTCCATGGATCAGGCCCTCACCAGCCAGATCCTCAAGATCTCGAACTCCGCCATGTTCGGCATGATGCGCGAGGTCACCACCCTGACCCAGGCGATCATGACCCTGGGGTTCTCCACCATCAAGAGCGTGGTCATCGCCAGCTCGGCCAAGAACCTGTACCACCGCGGCACCGTGGGCCTCCAGGAGCGCCTGATCTGGGAGCACGCCCTGGTCTCGGCCATCGCCAGCCGGGCCTTCGCCAAGAGCCTGCGCTTCGCCCGGGTCGAAGAGGCCTTCATCGGCGGCCTGCTGCACGACATCGGGAAATCCGTCATGGGCGTGAAGTTCCCCGAACGCTACTCATCCCTGCTCCGAACCGTCTACAACGAGAATGGCGTCTGCATCCAGCTGGAGCTGGACACCTTCGGGTTCGACCACGCCATGGTGGGCGAGGCCCTGGTGACCCAGTGGAACCTGGCCCCCAGCCTGCAGGCCGCCGTGCGCTGGCACCACGACCCCATCCAGGCCGGTGCCGACCACCAGCCCCTGGCGGCCATCGTCGCCCTGGCCAACCATCTGGCCCTGGAGGAGAAGGTGGGCATCGGCGATCCCGCCCACCTGGAAGGCGCCTCCCAGCAGGCCATGGAGATCCTCAAGCTCGGCCCCGAAGCCCTGGCCGGTCTCAAAGAAGGGGTCCGCAGCGCCATCGAGCAGGACAAGACGATGATCGCGGAGTTTTAG
- a CDS encoding CheR family methyltransferase: protein MDPLQAKQQMTLAEFRSLRDFIYVKSGIFFSESKQYFLENRLNKRIGELKLRSYSDYLSLLQGIQGPGELKRLFVEITTNETSFWRNPPQIEAFQNIVLPEAAKQARERGQSRLRIWSAACSSGEEPYTLAMICQELKDTVLRGITVEILGTDISEKVLSQAQDGVYNSYTLRNLTPEQLLRHFIPLGKDLYQVKPEVQRFTSLRHFNLVDYAAYRQLGSFDVIFCRNVLIYFDEVVKAQVLKGFHELLHPRAYLLVGHSESIHAFNTGFELLHFSKAMGYRKRT, encoded by the coding sequence ATGGATCCCCTTCAGGCCAAGCAACAGATGACCCTCGCCGAGTTCCGGAGCCTCCGGGACTTCATCTATGTAAAATCAGGCATCTTTTTCAGCGAGTCCAAGCAGTACTTCTTGGAAAATCGCCTCAACAAGCGCATCGGCGAACTCAAGCTGAGGAGCTACAGCGACTACCTGTCCCTGCTGCAAGGCATCCAGGGGCCCGGGGAACTGAAGCGGCTCTTCGTGGAGATCACCACCAACGAGACCAGCTTCTGGCGCAACCCGCCCCAGATCGAGGCCTTCCAGAACATCGTGCTCCCCGAGGCCGCCAAGCAGGCGCGCGAGCGGGGCCAGAGCCGACTGCGCATCTGGTCGGCGGCCTGCTCCAGCGGGGAGGAGCCCTACACCCTGGCCATGATCTGCCAGGAGCTGAAGGACACCGTCCTCCGCGGGATCACCGTGGAGATCCTGGGCACGGACATCAGCGAGAAGGTGCTGTCCCAGGCCCAGGACGGGGTCTACAACAGCTACACCCTGCGGAACCTGACGCCGGAGCAGCTCCTGCGGCACTTCATCCCCTTGGGCAAGGATCTCTACCAGGTGAAACCTGAGGTCCAGCGGTTCACCAGCCTCCGCCACTTCAACCTGGTCGATTACGCGGCCTACCGCCAGCTGGGCTCCTTCGATGTCATCTTCTGCCGGAATGTGCTCATCTATTTCGACGAGGTGGTCAAGGCCCAGGTCCTGAAGGGCTTCCACGAACTGCTTCATCCGCGGGCCTACCTGCTGGTCGGACACAGCGAAAGCATCCATGCTTTCAACACCGGTTTCGAGCTGCTGCACTTCAGCAAGGCCATGGGATACCGGAAGCGGACCTGA